In one Sphingobacterium daejeonense genomic region, the following are encoded:
- a CDS encoding TlpA family protein disulfide reductase, whose amino-acid sequence MYPTFRAGNNSAGQAYGVKAIPQNILVDPEGKVVARKLTRWKT is encoded by the coding sequence ATGTATCCGACCTTCAGGGCTGGAAACAACTCCGCAGGTCAAGCATATGGCGTAAAAGCTATTCCACAAAACATCTTGGTAGACCCAGAAGGAAAAGTTGTTGCCAGAAAACTTACACGGTGGAAGACTTGA